The DNA segment GTCGTGCTTTAATTGTTTCTTTATCTTCTAGCTTACCGTGCTTTGATGTGAATAAGCCAAGTACGACTTGTGGTCCGCCGTTTGGAATGTGCTCTAATGGCTCAAAATCTCCAGAGCGATCATCGTCGTATTCTAAAAAGAATCCGTCTACTTTTTCTTTCGCAAATAAGGTTGGAGCAATCTTCGCATAGCTGCCTTCGAATGCCCAGTTTGAACGATAGTTTCCACGGCACAGATGTGTTGTGATCACTAGATCTTCTGGCTTATCTGCGAGGACGCTGTTAATGACGTGCAATGCTAGATCAATTAACTCCTGGCGATTTAGACCACTGTCATTAAACGGAATGTGCTCTGAGTTTAAGCCGGCAATGTACACATCATCTAATTGAAGGTAACGGCAGCCTGCATCGTAAAAAGCCTGAACCGCGTCACGGTATGTTTGGATGACATCATTTGTGAAATCATCTAGATTTGGATAGATCTCTACATTGCGAATGCCTGCATTAAATAATTGATTGGGACTCGGAATGGTCTGCTTCGCTACTGCACGATCGCCAACAATCTCCTTGAACTCAATAAATTCTTTAACGTGTGGATGGTCTGGATTAAATGAAATTTTTCCTGTTGCACGTACATCGTATGCTTCCGTTTCTTCTCCTTTAAACTTATACCCGTGTTCTGGAACGTAGCCCTCTACACCTGTTAAGTGCTCTAGGAAATCGGTGTGCCAGAATCTGCGTCTGAATTCTCCGTCTGTAACAGCTTCAAGGCCCACTTCTATTTGCTTATCAACCGCTCTTTTGATTTCAGTTGTTTCGATGTCGTAAAGCTCCTGTGCTGTGATTGTGCCTTCTTTGAAATCTTTTCTCGCTTGATGAATGCTTTCTGGGCGTAATAGACTTCCTACGTGGTCTGCTTTGAACGGTGCGTTTGTCATGGTTTTCTCTCCCCAATTCTCTCTATTTTTTTCTACTAAAAAACCCCTCTTCAGTTATAAGAAGAGGGGTTCGAGTATCTATTAATCGACTGCTCTTCTTATCTTTGTAGTATCG comes from the Alkalihalobacillus sp. FSL W8-0930 genome and includes:
- a CDS encoding 5-methyltetrahydropteroyltriglutamate--homocysteine S-methyltransferase, whose translation is MTNAPFKADHVGSLLRPESIHQARKDFKEGTITAQELYDIETTEIKRAVDKQIEVGLEAVTDGEFRRRFWHTDFLEHLTGVEGYVPEHGYKFKGEETEAYDVRATGKISFNPDHPHVKEFIEFKEIVGDRAVAKQTIPSPNQLFNAGIRNVEIYPNLDDFTNDVIQTYRDAVQAFYDAGCRYLQLDDVYIAGLNSEHIPFNDSGLNRQELIDLALHVINSVLADKPEDLVITTHLCRGNYRSNWAFEGSYAKIAPTLFAKEKVDGFFLEYDDDRSGDFEPLEHIPNGGPQVVLGLFTSKHGKLEDKETIKARLEEAKQYVSADQICLSPQCGFASTHHGNILTEEEQWEKLKYVVDLSKELLG